One genomic window of Cannabis sativa cultivar Pink pepper isolate KNU-18-1 chromosome 2, ASM2916894v1, whole genome shotgun sequence includes the following:
- the LOC115718717 gene encoding uncharacterized protein LOC115718717, with the protein MERTAEAKRWLSTAEKLLAARDHLGAKSFAIRVREVYPGLETVDDLVAVADTLHAAEQRINNQYDWYAILQLPRYTQNMELVATQYRRLALLLNPHRNRLPHSDEAFQLVTEAWAVLSNQTRRNFFHSELNMFARYDFGAPAGPGSGSGQLFERQFFQSHQQPQPPPPPPPQQQPPPPQPPQPLQPKPQQHSQSQSHSLPQWQFHPPQPKFQTQAQPQVQTQSREQTPPQPQSREQLLPQPQFQPQQQQHHQMKEQPQPQPQPQLQQSQSKEHTQPQSQPLPQQQPQPARKNLGTIDGRVEENEEEEERPNLNNVAESTRASLPTETIEEAEYEGESFWTACPYCYVLYEYPKGYEECVLRCQNCKRAFHAAVIPSPPVRGKEDTYFCCWGFFPLGFSGNAKDVSGSSGWTPFSPMFSCPIQTPGNRSDDGKGKRPRGGSPRFIYRDDDIFVELSDDSDESDDADWRNTRRLKRTRTSTRSRNTPTKNAKTTSTTTNTTRVTRASQNVGARDNGSSANGENVNGAIGSSKGPQSRGELRKTKAVASGGKKKGAVERSKLDLNVEFSNDVEESATTGVKNKGREAGHGEEDNIEGNGFFEGLDEFLSSLPILNVVGDDKVKAA; encoded by the coding sequence ATGGAGAGAACCGCAGAGGCCAAGCGGTGGCTAAGCACGGCGGAGAAACTTTTAGCGGCAAGAGATCATCTCGGAGCCAAGAGCTTCGCGATCCGAGTCCGTGAGGTCTACCCTGGTCTTGAGACTGTCGACGACCTAGTTGCCGTCGCCGATACTCTCCACGCTGCTGAGCAGCGGATCAACAACCAGTATGACTGGTACGCTATCCTTCAGCTACCGAGGTACACTCAAAATATGGAACTCGTTGCGACTCAGTACCGCCGACTCGCTCTGCTCCTTAATCCTCATCGAAATCGCTTACCTCACTCTGATGAGGCTTTTCAGCTTGTTACTGAGGCCTGGGCTGTCTTATCGAACCAGACGAGGAGGAATTTCTTCCATAGCGAGTTGAATATGTTTGCTAGGTACGATTTCGGTGCCCCGGCTGGGCCTGGGTCAGGTTCGGGTCAGTTGTTTGAAAGGCAATTCTTTCAGAGTCATCAACAGCCGCAACCACcgccacctccaccacctcagCAGCAACCACCGCCACCGCAACCACCACAGCCGTTGCAGCCGAAACCACAACAGCATTCGCAATCGCAATCGCACTCGCTTCCTCAATGGCAATTTCATCCTCCTCAACCTAAATTTCAAACTCAAGCTCAGCCACAAGTACAAACTCAATCAAGGGAGCAAACACCGCCTCAACCTCAATCGAGAGAGCAACTGCTACCCCAACCCCAATTCCAACCCcaacagcagcaacatcatcaaATGAAGGAGCAACCACAGCCGCAGCCACAACCACAGCTACAGCAATCTCAATCGAAGGAGCACACACAACCACAATCACAACCACTACCACAACAACAACCACAACCAGCAAGAAAAAACCTTGGAACAATAGATGGGAGAGTCGAGGAGAACGAGGAAGAAGAGGAGAGGCCAAATCTCAACAATGTGGCTGAGTCAACTCGTGCATCTCTGCCGACTGAAACGATTGAGGAAGCCGAGTACGAGGGTGAGAGCTTCTGGACTGCATGCCCTTACTGCTATGTCCTCTATGAGTATCCGAAGGGGTACGAAGAGTGTGTTCTACGTTGTCAGAACTGCAAGAGGGCTTTCCACGCGGCGGTGATACCTTCCCCGCCGGTGAGAGGGAAAGAAGATACTTACTTCTGTTGTTGGGGTTTTTTCCCTCTTGGGTTTTCAGGGAACGCCAAAGATGTGAGTGGCTCTTCTGGTTGGACCCCATTTTCGCCTATGTTCTCTTGCCCCATTCAAACCCCGGGAAATAGAAGTGATGATGGGAAAGGAAAGAGACCCCGTGGTGGTTCCCCTAGGTTCATTTATAGAGACGATGACATTTTCGTAGAGCTTTCTGATGACAGTGATGAATCCGACGATGCTGACTGGCGGAATACTAGGAGACTTAAGAGGACAAGAACTTCTACTAGGAGTAGAAATACTCCTACCAAAAATGCCAAGACAACATCGACTACTACTAATACAACGAGGGTAACAAGAGCCAGTCAGAATGTAGGTGCTCGGGATAATGGTAGTAGTGCTAATGGTGAGAATGTAAATGGTGCAATTGGGTCCTCTAAAGGGCCACAATCAAGAGGGGAGTTGAGGAAGACCAAGGCGGTGGCTAGTGGTGGGAAGAAGAAGGGGGCAGTGGAACGGAGTAAATTGGATTTGAATGTGGAGTTTAGCAATGATGTGGAGGAGTCTGCTACAACTGGGGTGAAGAACAAGGGTAGAGAAGCAGGACATGGGGAAGAGGATAATATTGAAGGGAATGGGTTTTTTGAGGGTCTTGATGAGTTTCTTAGTAGCTTACCAATCTTAAATGTCGTAGGGGATGACAAGGTTAAGGCTGCTTAG